ACATACCATGGAATAATCGATTTTTTCCGTGTGGGTTTTTGCGTATCCGCCACTTGATTAGCGCTATTGTCAGGATTGTTTTTAACAATCTGGCTAAAAATGAGCACCACCGCCACAATAAAGACCACGCGGATAATTTTAAAGATGATCGCCTGCTCATTGACATCGCTATTGACCATGCTCGCGGACGCGACTACTTGCCCCACCGATTGCAGTGTCCCGCCAATGAGCGCGGAGGTGTGGAGCGTATCGTGTTGATAGAGAAAATAGCCTAAGATCGGCATCACAAACATCAATACCGTCCCCATGAGATTGACGATGGTAATCACAAGGCCACGCTCTTCGCTCGTCGCGCCAATGACAGGCGCCGTTGCTGCAATGGCCGAAGAACCGCACACCGCATTTCCAGAGGCCATCATTAGCGAAATCGATTGGTTAAATCGCAGACGCTTGCCGATATAGTAGGCCGCGATCAGGGTAATGCCCATCTGAATCATAATGAAGAGTAGCCCTGAGATTCCGAGTTTAAAGATCGTATTAAAGGTGATGAGGCCACCGAGTAACACGATGGAATACTCAAGCAGTCGGCTCTCTGAAAAACGCGTTCCCTTTCCCCAGATCGATTGTTTTAAAAATGTATTGCCAAGGAAAATCCCTAAAAAAATCGCGATTGCGGGCGCGCCTAAATAGGGAATAAAGAGTGCAAATCCTTTGGCTAAAAGGGCGACACTGAGCGCGAGTACAAGGCCGGGAATGTATAAAATGAGCGTTTGAACCATGAGGAATTTACCCCTCGTTAGATGAATAGAGTTTGTTAAGCGTTAGATTGG
The window above is part of the Ignatzschineria sp. RMDPL8A genome. Proteins encoded here:
- a CDS encoding putative sulfate exporter family transporter, whose protein sequence is MVQTLILYIPGLVLALSVALLAKGFALFIPYLGAPAIAIFLGIFLGNTFLKQSIWGKGTRFSESRLLEYSIVLLGGLITFNTIFKLGISGLLFIMIQMGITLIAAYYIGKRLRFNQSISLMMASGNAVCGSSAIAATAPVIGATSEERGLVITIVNLMGTVLMFVMPILGYFLYQHDTLHTSALIGGTLQSVGQVVASASMVNSDVNEQAIIFKIIRVVFIVAVVLIFSQIVKNNPDNSANQVADTQKPTRKKSIIPWYVYGFLVMCILSSLHIVPEALRHPIGIVSGWFEITALAAIGLRLNFGALKSSGKAFSIYALLLTIVQISAAVILVGVLFDPL